The genomic region AAATGATTTACGTTGAAACTCCTGCCAGAATGCTTTGTCAACTCGAGATAAAAGATCGTCCATGCGTGCGGCTTCAAGAAGATGATCATCTTTTATGAGGCGTTTGATTTCATTTGCAAGAGGTCCCGGCAGTGGTTTTTTCCTATCGACCAAAATCATCCGAATTCTTTCGAGACAACAGGTTCTCACATATGCATCAAGTGCCGATATCGCAAGGACAATTGCGGCCCGATGGGCATCAGCAAGATAAGCTTCAGGTCTGGACTGACTTTTTCCATGAGCGGTTTCGTGAATCTTTAGCAAATTATTTGCGCGACCGATGCAGAGCTTGAAAACGGCGTGAGCGTCCAGCGTTCTTGCTGACGAAATTGCCTGTGGTGGGACTGGCGGAAGTTGAACAGGCTTTGCGGGAGCTCCAATCGCATTCTGAGAAACACCAGTCTGTTTCGTTTCCTTGCTCATGGTTTTGCTTAACTTAATCAAACAATGCTTACAACTTCAAATCCGCATCCGTCACCGCGCCGAGTGAGGCGCTCGTGACGTGGGCGGCGTATTTGGCGAGCACGCCGCGGGTGTAGCGGGGCGCGGGTTTCTTCCACGCTTTCTTGCGCTTCTTCAATTCGACGGATGGGACTTCGAGCGTCAACTCCCGCTCCTCCTCGTCGATCATGATCGAATCGCCGTTCGTCACGAGGGCAATCGCGCCGCGATGCGACTCATGCGGTCGCCGGTTCTGCACGGGCGAGGGCCGCTTCAAAGACACCGAACAGCTTCTCCTTCTGGCTGGCGACCGGTTTCTGAGGATCGAGCTTCTTTTCCAATACAAGTCCCGATCGAGGTTCGGTCAAACGCAATAACCTATCCCCCCCGA from Verrucomicrobiota bacterium harbors:
- a CDS encoding dihydroxy-acid dehydratase, with the translated sequence MYWKRSSILRNRSPARRRSCSVSLKRPSPVQNRRPHESHRGAIALVTNGDSIMIDEEERELTLEVPSVELKKRKKAWKKPAPRYTRGVLAKYAAHVTSASLGAVTDADLKL